The Astatotilapia calliptera chromosome 14, fAstCal1.2, whole genome shotgun sequence genome includes a region encoding these proteins:
- the LOC113036439 gene encoding EH domain-containing protein 2-like isoform X2: MSFRRLWSTPKAMGDVNMVTEELKNLYYKRLLPVEKYYSFHHFHSPSYEDADFDNKPMVLVMGQYSTGKTTFIRVGPEPTTDCFTALMYGEVEGIIPGNALTMDPKKPFRNLDPFGNSFLNRFQCVQMPNQILESISIIDTPGILTAAKRKLSRGYDFAAVLRWFAERVDRIILLFDAHKLEFSDELTRAFEALCGYEDKLRVVLNKADRVDSQYLMRVYGALMWSLGKVFRTPEILRVYIGSFWSEPRQMCDHYQLIELEEEDLLADIRNLPRNAAVRKLNDLVKRARLVRAHAHIISYLKQEMPTIFCRESKKHNLIYQLPVIFSKIQQQHRVPAGDFPDCTKMQEKLLGQDFSKFKKLKPSLMASLDKLLSTDIAKLVPYIQQQEQRKRSLHGVLDGEFLRTFKPEHYSRDPFKEPPIDEGSELDFDEWVVEKYKPKYDEIFYNLNPTEGKLSGTKVKEWMTKTLLPNSVLAHIWRLSDVDGDGMLDDEEFALAVHLIEEKVEGHWLPRELPPHLVPPSKRPSEASDVSV; encoded by the exons ATGTCCTTCCGGAGGCTTTGGAGCACCCCGAAAGCAATGGGGGACGTCAACATGGTGACAGAGGAGCTGAAGAATCTTTATTACAAGCGGCTGCTGCCAGTAGAAAAATACTATTCTTTCCATCACTTTCACTCACCAAGCTATGAGGACGCAGACTTTGACAACAAACCGATGGTGCTGGTGATGGGTCAGTACTCAACAGGAAAGACTACTTTTATCAG AGTTGGGCCAGAGCCAACCACTGACTGCTTCACTGCCCTCATGTATGGAGAAGTCGAGGGAATCATCCCTGGGAATGCCCTCACGATGGACCCGAAAAAGCCCTTTCGCAACCTCGACCCTTTTGGAAATTCGTTTCTGAACAG GTTTCAGTGTGTTCAGATGCCAAATCAGATCCTTGAGAGTATCAGCATAATTGACACGCCAGGCATCTTGACTGCTGCTAAAAGAAAACTGAGCCGAG GCTATGACTTCGCAGCAGTGCTGCGCTGGTTTGCAGAGCGTGTCGATCGGATCATCCTGCTGTTTGACGCGCATAAGCTGGAGTTTTCTGATGAGCTCACACGAGCATTCGAGGCCCTGTGCGGTTATGAGGACAAGTTGCGTGTGGTTCTCAACAAAGCTGACAGGGTGGACTCTCAGTATCTGATGAGAGTGTATGGCGCCCTCATGTGGTCACTGGGAAAAGTGTTTCGAACCCCTGAGATTTTACGGGTTTACATCGGATCCTTCTGGTCAGAGCCGAGGCAGATGTGCGACCACTACCAGCTGATAGAGTTGGAGGAGGAGGATTTGTTGGCCGATATAAGGAACCTGCCACGCAACGCTGCAGTACGCAAGCTGAATGACCTGGTGAAGAGAGCGCGCTTAGTGAGG GCTCATGCACACATTATCAGCTATCTGAAGCAGGAGATGCCAACCATTTTTTGTAGAGAAAGCAAGAAGCATAATCTGATCTACCAGCTTCCCGTGATTTTTAGCAAGATTCAGCAGCAGCATCGTGTCCCAGCTGGCGATTTCCCCGACTGCACAAAGATGCAG GAGAAACTTTTGGGGCAAGACTTCTCAAAGTTCAAGAAGCTAAAACCGAGCCTTATGGCCTCCTTGGATAAACTCCTCAGCACTGACATCGCCAAGCTGGTCCCCTACATCCAACAACAAGAACAGAGAAAGCGATCCCTCCACGGAGTGCTGGACGGGGAATTTTTGAGAACATTCAAGCCCGAGCATTACAGCAGAGACCCGTTCAAAGAACCTCCCATAGACGAGGGGAGCGAGCTAGATTTCGATGAGTGGGTAGTGGAGAAATACAAACCCAAATACGATGAGATTTTCTACAACCTCAATCCAACTGAGGGCAAACTTAGCGGAACCAAAGTCAAAGAGTGGATGACAAAGACTCTTCTGCCCAACTCTGTGCTCGCTCACATCTGGAGGCTGTCCGATGTAGACGGGGATGGCATGCTGGACGATGAGGAGTTTGCTTTGGCAGTCCACCTCATCGAGGAGAAAGTGGAGGGCCACTGGCTCCCCAGAGAGCTGCCTCCACACCTGGTGCCACCATCAAAACGGCCAAGTGAAGCAAGCGACGTGTCGGTGTGA
- the LOC113036439 gene encoding EH domain-containing protein 2-like isoform X1, translating to MSFRRLWSTPKAMGDVNMVTEELKNLYYKRLLPVEKYYSFHHFHSPSYEDADFDNKPMVLVMGQYSTGKTTFIRYLIEQDFLGSRVGPEPTTDCFTALMYGEVEGIIPGNALTMDPKKPFRNLDPFGNSFLNRFQCVQMPNQILESISIIDTPGILTAAKRKLSRGYDFAAVLRWFAERVDRIILLFDAHKLEFSDELTRAFEALCGYEDKLRVVLNKADRVDSQYLMRVYGALMWSLGKVFRTPEILRVYIGSFWSEPRQMCDHYQLIELEEEDLLADIRNLPRNAAVRKLNDLVKRARLVRAHAHIISYLKQEMPTIFCRESKKHNLIYQLPVIFSKIQQQHRVPAGDFPDCTKMQEKLLGQDFSKFKKLKPSLMASLDKLLSTDIAKLVPYIQQQEQRKRSLHGVLDGEFLRTFKPEHYSRDPFKEPPIDEGSELDFDEWVVEKYKPKYDEIFYNLNPTEGKLSGTKVKEWMTKTLLPNSVLAHIWRLSDVDGDGMLDDEEFALAVHLIEEKVEGHWLPRELPPHLVPPSKRPSEASDVSV from the exons ATGTCCTTCCGGAGGCTTTGGAGCACCCCGAAAGCAATGGGGGACGTCAACATGGTGACAGAGGAGCTGAAGAATCTTTATTACAAGCGGCTGCTGCCAGTAGAAAAATACTATTCTTTCCATCACTTTCACTCACCAAGCTATGAGGACGCAGACTTTGACAACAAACCGATGGTGCTGGTGATGGGTCAGTACTCAACAGGAAAGACTACTTTTATCAG GTATCTCATAGAGCAAGATTTTCTTGGTAGCAGAGTTGGGCCAGAGCCAACCACTGACTGCTTCACTGCCCTCATGTATGGAGAAGTCGAGGGAATCATCCCTGGGAATGCCCTCACGATGGACCCGAAAAAGCCCTTTCGCAACCTCGACCCTTTTGGAAATTCGTTTCTGAACAG GTTTCAGTGTGTTCAGATGCCAAATCAGATCCTTGAGAGTATCAGCATAATTGACACGCCAGGCATCTTGACTGCTGCTAAAAGAAAACTGAGCCGAG GCTATGACTTCGCAGCAGTGCTGCGCTGGTTTGCAGAGCGTGTCGATCGGATCATCCTGCTGTTTGACGCGCATAAGCTGGAGTTTTCTGATGAGCTCACACGAGCATTCGAGGCCCTGTGCGGTTATGAGGACAAGTTGCGTGTGGTTCTCAACAAAGCTGACAGGGTGGACTCTCAGTATCTGATGAGAGTGTATGGCGCCCTCATGTGGTCACTGGGAAAAGTGTTTCGAACCCCTGAGATTTTACGGGTTTACATCGGATCCTTCTGGTCAGAGCCGAGGCAGATGTGCGACCACTACCAGCTGATAGAGTTGGAGGAGGAGGATTTGTTGGCCGATATAAGGAACCTGCCACGCAACGCTGCAGTACGCAAGCTGAATGACCTGGTGAAGAGAGCGCGCTTAGTGAGG GCTCATGCACACATTATCAGCTATCTGAAGCAGGAGATGCCAACCATTTTTTGTAGAGAAAGCAAGAAGCATAATCTGATCTACCAGCTTCCCGTGATTTTTAGCAAGATTCAGCAGCAGCATCGTGTCCCAGCTGGCGATTTCCCCGACTGCACAAAGATGCAG GAGAAACTTTTGGGGCAAGACTTCTCAAAGTTCAAGAAGCTAAAACCGAGCCTTATGGCCTCCTTGGATAAACTCCTCAGCACTGACATCGCCAAGCTGGTCCCCTACATCCAACAACAAGAACAGAGAAAGCGATCCCTCCACGGAGTGCTGGACGGGGAATTTTTGAGAACATTCAAGCCCGAGCATTACAGCAGAGACCCGTTCAAAGAACCTCCCATAGACGAGGGGAGCGAGCTAGATTTCGATGAGTGGGTAGTGGAGAAATACAAACCCAAATACGATGAGATTTTCTACAACCTCAATCCAACTGAGGGCAAACTTAGCGGAACCAAAGTCAAAGAGTGGATGACAAAGACTCTTCTGCCCAACTCTGTGCTCGCTCACATCTGGAGGCTGTCCGATGTAGACGGGGATGGCATGCTGGACGATGAGGAGTTTGCTTTGGCAGTCCACCTCATCGAGGAGAAAGTGGAGGGCCACTGGCTCCCCAGAGAGCTGCCTCCACACCTGGTGCCACCATCAAAACGGCCAAGTGAAGCAAGCGACGTGTCGGTGTGA